The Benincasa hispida cultivar B227 chromosome 11, ASM972705v1, whole genome shotgun sequence genome has a segment encoding these proteins:
- the LOC120090947 gene encoding probable galactinol--sucrose galactosyltransferase 5, with protein sequence MAPSLKNGGSKDVVSFDGLNDMSSPFSIDGSDFTVNGHLFLSDVPDNIVASPSPYTSIDKSPVSVGCFVGFDAAEPDSRHVVSIGKLKDIRFMSIFRFKVWWTTHWVGRNGGDLESETQIVILEKSDSGRPYVLLLPLVEGPFRTSIQPGEDDFVDVCVESGSSKVVDASFRSVLYLHAGDDPFALVKEAMKIVRTHLGTFRLLEEKTPPGIVDKFGWCTWDAFYLTVHPRGVIEGVKHLVDGGCPPGLVLIDDGWQSIGHDSDPITKEGMNQTVAGEQMPCRLLKFQENYKFRDYVNPKASVAGAAQKGMKAFIDELKGEFKTVEYVYVWHALCGYWGGLRPHVPGLPEARVIQPVLSPGLQMTMEDLAVDKIVLHKVGMVPPEKAEDMYEGLHAHLENVGIDGVKIDVIHLLEMLCEDYGGRVDLAKAYYKAMTKSINKHFKGNGVIASMEHCNDFMFLGTEAISLGRVGDDFWCTDPSGDPNGTFWLQGCHMVHCAYNSLWMGNFIHPDWDMFQSTHPCAAFHAASRAISGGPIYVSDSVGKHNFELLKKLVLPDGSILRSEYYALPTRDCLFEDPLHNGETMLKIWNLNKFTGVIGAFNCQGGGWCRETRRNQCFSQYSKRVTSKTNPKDIEWHSGENPISIEGVKIFALYLYQAKKLILSKPSQDIDIALDPFDFELITVSPVTTLIQTSLHFAPIGLVNMLNTGGAIQSVDYDDDLSSVEIGVKGCGEMRVFASQKPRACRIDGEDVGFKYDQDQMVVVQVPWPVGSSSAGISIIEYLF encoded by the exons ATGGCTCCTAGTTTGAAAAATGGCGGTTCCAAAGATGTCGTTTCATTTGATGGCTTAAACGACATGTCGTCGCCGTTCTCAATCGACGGGTCGGATTTCACTGTGAATGGTCATTTGTTTCTGTCCGACGTGCCTGACAATATCGTTGCTTCTCCTTCTCCGTACACTTCGATCGACAAGTCGCCGGTTTCGGTCGGTTGCTTTGTTGGATTCGATGCGGCGGAACCTGATAGCCGACATGTCGTTTCGATAGGGAAATTGAAGGATATTCGGTTTATGAGTATATTCAGGTTCAAGGTTTGGTGGACCACGCATTGGGTTGGCCGGAACGGTGGCGACCTTGAATCCGAGACTCAGATCGTGATCCTTGAGAAGTCGGATTCGGGCCGCCCgtatgttcttcttcttccgctGGTCGAGGGGCCGTTCCGAACCTCGATTCAGCCTGGGGAGGATGACTTTGTCGATGTTTGTGTGGAGAGCGGGTCGTCGAAAGTTGTCGATGCGTCGTTTCGGAGTGTGTTGTATCTTCATGCTGGCGATGATCCGTTTGCACTGGTTAAGGAGGCGATGAAGATTGTGAGGACCCACCTCGGAACTTTTCGCTTGTTGGAGGAGAAGACTCCACCAG ggaTCGTGGACAAATTCGGTTGGTGCACGTGGGACGCGTTTTACCTAACGGTTCATCCACGAGGCGTAATAGAAGGCGTAAAGCATCTCGTCGACGGCGGTTGTCCTCCCGGTTTAGTCTTAATCGACGACGGTTGGCAATCCATCGGCCACGATTCCGATCCCATCACCAAAGAAGGAATGAACCAAACCGTCGCCGGCGAGCAAATGCCCTGCCGTCTTTTGAAATTCCAAGAGAATTACAAATTTCGTGACTACGTCAATCCCAAGGCCTCCGTCGCCGGCGCCGCCCAGAAGGGGATGAAGGCGTTTATCGATGAACTCAAAGGAGAGTTTAAGACGGTGGAGTATGTGTACGTTTGGCATGCTTTGTGTGGTTATTGGGGCGGCCTTCGCCCGCACGTGCCTGGTTTACCGGAGGCACGCGTGATTCAGCCCGTGCTCTCGCCGGGGTTGCAGATGACGATGGAGGATTTGGCGGTGGATAAGATTGTTCTTCATAAGGTCGGGATGGTCCCGCCGGAGAAGGCAGAGGACATGTATGAAGGACTTCATGCTCATTTGGAGAATGTTGGGATTGACGGCGTTAAGATTGACGTTATCCAC CTATTGGAAATGTTGTGCGAGGACTACGGAGGGAGAGTGGATTTAGCAAAAGCTTATTACAAAGCAATGACgaaatcaataaataaacattttaaaggAAATGGTGTTATTGCAAGTATGGAACATTGTAACGACTTCATGTTCCTAGGCACGGAAGCTATCTCTCTTGGTCGTGTTG GTGATGACTTTTGGTGCACCGACCCCTCTGGTGATCCAAACGGTACATTTTGGCTTCAAGGATGCCATATGGTTCATTGTGCCTACAATAGCTTGTGGATGGGCAACTTCATCCACCCTGATTGGGATATGTTCCAATCTACCCACCCTTGCGCCGCCTTCCACGCCGCCTCTCGAGCCATCTCCGGTGGGCCGATCTATGTCAGTGACTCTGTCGGGAAGCACAACTTCGAGCTTCTAAAAAAATTGGTGCTCCCCGATGGATCAATCCTTCGAAGTGAGTACTATGCCCTCCCGACTCGCGATTGTCTCTTTGAAGATCCCTTGCATAATGGAGAAACTATGCTTAAGATATGGAACCTCAACAAG TTTACGGGCGTGATTGGTGCATTCAATTGCCAAGGAGGAGGATGGTGTCGTGAGACACGCCGCAACCAATGCTTTTCTCAATACTCAAAGCGAGTGACATCCAAAACCAACCCAAAAGACATAGAATGGCACAGTGGAGAAAACCCAATTTCTATTGAAGGTGTTAAAATCTTTGCACTTTACCTCTACCAAGCCAAGAAACTCATCCTCTCAAAGCCCTCTCAAGACATCGACATAGCCCTCGACCCATTCGACTTCGAGCTCATCACTGTTTCACCAGTCACCACACTCATCCAAACCTCTCTCCACTTTGCCCCAATTGGCCTCGTCAACATGCTCAACACTGGGGGAGCCATACAATCTGTGGACTATGATGACGACCTAAGCTCGGTCGAGATTGGCGTCAAAGGTTGCGGTGAGATGCGAGTGTTTGCATCGCAAAAACCAAGGGCTTGCCGTATTGATGGGGAGGATGTTGGGTTCAAGTATGACCAGGACCAAATGGTGGTGGTTCAAGTGCCATGGCCTGTTGGTTCTTCATCTGCTGGCATTTCGATTATTGAGtacttgttttaa